CTGTATTTGTATTGCCAACTTGTAATTTTCATCATGAGTCTTTCAATACTTGGAGGGTTTTTTCCTTAAAGTTCCACCCTCCTGCAATTGAGAGAATCTCAGAtttcaattaattaaaaataataagtttctagcccttaccGTTGCAGGGAAGAACTGGAAAATATGGAACTTCAAtgctcaaaaaagcaaacaagacccagcacttttttttttaagtctcctgATTTAATGCAATCTCATGATTTGTGTTCTGATTCTCATTTTTTGAGCATTTAGGATTAGCAATGCTGATTCAGTCTGTTTGAGCCTACTACAGATTCAAGGCAACATTACAGCAGTTAGAGTCAGATTTGGAATTGAGAGAGCTATGAGTTTAAAGATTAACATTCTAAGCATTGCAGCAAAATCCACAAAGCCACCCTACTCCCACTGCTTTTTAAGAAGTTTGCCTCATGATTGTGCCCTAGAATCGAAGAACAACTCTACATGAGGGATTTTTACATCAATGTAATTTACCACAGCCTGCTGTACTGTATGAGTATGAAGTGGGGCTTGCACTGGTGCAATTAACCCTGGTTTCAAGTTGTGGTAAGTCACACCAGTGtactgtgtctacaccaggggcttGCACCAGCCTAGCTGAACCAGTGTTAAGGTCCGTAATGTAGACAAgatctaggccaggggttctcaaactgggagttgggATCCCTAAGGGGTTGCAAAATTCTTACATGGGGGGGGTcttgagctgtcagcctccaccccaaaccccgttttgcttccagcatttataatggtgttaaatatatatttaaaaagtgtttttaatttataagggggtggagggtgtcacactcagaggcttgctatgtgaaaggggtcaccagtacaaaagtttgagaaccactgacctaggctTTCATAGGGAGGATGTTTGCCCTCAAATCTATTCAAAATGCTGTTTCTTCAAAGCATATCACATCCACCACCACTACATCCCTCCAGTACATTAAGCACAAGCTGCTTGTCTTTACCAAGAAGCAGTTCCGGATTTCAATGGCGCCAGTGGCTCCAcggagccgggcccatgctcagaaggggccctggcctgctccaCTTGCACTGCGCCCCGAGACCCcgctagctcccccccccccgctcaccacttgctcctcttggcctgcccGCTAGGTGGCAAAGGGTTCCTCTCcgctccctggccccaccccctgcccctctcaggcccctggccggaccccagtgcacctctgcctctctgcttcctaccacctgtggggcccttcctgtctccccagagctgagctggtgcagaagtctggccagtctcagccgaggaggggagggggcagagggtgcagcaggaggaCAATGTGGGGGGGCTTGGCTAGGCCCCTCTAGGCAAGTGCATCTCGAGAGAGCCTGGCCAGGGCAGGCCTGGCCTGGCTGACTGCACCTCTCCTGAAGGGACAGAGCAATTCCCGGCCCTGTGACCAGCCTTGGCtgcgctgccagctcagcctggcagacacagTTGCCTCCCAGCAGACCAGTGAGTGTGGCCAGgaagcagggtgtgggggagtgggtctcttgggggctgtgggtggggctgggctgtgagggggtggggaagatgtgTTGTGTTAGGGCACTAGGGAGAGTGCTGGGCAGTTGtagtggggctgtgggcaggggtggtgttgtgcatttgtgggtggttctgggggggctctggccatagggagttgCGGGGCTGTTGGGCAGGGGGACTGTGTGGTGTGGCATGGGCCTGcccccaaggggaaggggcatgctggcagcataGGGCTAGGCaggccactgtgcatctggcaactgccagtttgtaaacagtgccctcgCTTTGGGCAGAGCAGGGTCGCCCCTGCCATGGCttgccccattgcctctggctggcccctcgctctggggactgaTCTCCCCGCGCCATGCTCCATTacctccatgggggcccacaaatatgtttggcactgggcccacaaaaggttaatccagccctgccaagGAGCACTTCTAATCCCACCCTACCTAGCTGATTGATAGGATAATAAGGTACTGTCTCCTTCACTTGGCTGACATTCCCAGTCTTCACCTTCTCTTTTGCTGACCCATATACATAGAAAAGCCTCCAACAAAAACCCATCTAACTATGCTGCGAGACCTACAAGACACCTGCTGGCCCATTGTCACTGGCAAGCCATGACTCACATTCATTGTACTAAGTCAGTAACTTACTGTTGCCTCCTAACAACCCTACTCCCCAAAACAACTCTAATTTGTTTGATCCACTTTTCTACACATGGTCCATTCTTTGTGGGGGGTAAGGACTATCTTTAGGAGTGTGtagtctctccttcccctccccccacaacttaGTACAATACCTCCCCTCCACCCTGTGGCATCCCTGAAGCCAAATGACCATTAAATATCACATTTgccaaaagcaaaaaaacaataacaaaccACACCACCAGCAGTTAGTTATCAGCAAGCATAAGATCTTGCTTTTGGCAGTAGTAGCATCTCTCAATGGATCGCGCAGGggtgaagaagaagagaagggagGAGACAGAAAGCACTAAATGCCACTGGGGCTAAAACTATCCCACACCCAACTCAAATTTCCAGCCAACAACGGTAGTGCAGTCATGGGTTTTCAATACAAGTGAATCTGCAAATACTGAAAATATACATGAAACAAGTAAATAGCAGAATAGAGGGAGACTGTGCTTTGGTAGCTGCTGCCAAATGTTCTGGTTTGCTACTGGGAGACAGAGCCTTGCAGCAATCTCCAGGTCCAGCATGCCATACATGAGGCCTTGGTCCCAAGGTACTCCAGAATTAGGGTTCCCCAAAAAACAGACCAGTGGTTAGATCAAGAAGGCATGATGGGATCAGAGAGCTCTACTCTTGCGCACTTCTAGGAAATCaaatacagaaaggaaaaaaaaaaaaacccaacgaAAAAGAAAAACTGCTACTCTAAAAATGCTTCAAGTGGGCCTTGGAGCATGAGTTGGGGGATTCTTGTCATATAGACTGAAGTCTCTTTAGATTAGTGGATATTGGGTCTGGACAGTAGCATAAAGGAGTTTTGCTCAAAAACAAGAACTCCAGTTTATTTTGCAGCATTTCAACCTGGGCAGGTTTAGCTTACAGTGAGTCTTGGCAGTCCTTGTTCAAGCTCTCTTCTATTTGAAAAAGCAGACATTAAAATAATCTTAATCCTTTGCCTGTTTATAAAAGTGATGACTGAGCAACAAACTGTGGACCAGTTCCCCTATGTAAACACATATTTCTATTACCCtactgttacacacacacacacacacacgtgtgcacacatgCATCTGTGTCTCAGTCTAAATtacatgtgtgtgtacacacacacacttatgagAGTAGGGTCTTCATCCCATTTACAGCTTCTGGGAGCTACTGCAATACAAGTATCATCTTTGCTATTTTATGTACCAATGGTGGCCATTATAGTGTTCTACACCATTTTCTTCAAACATAACACTACATTTTGGACAGGATCCCAAGTCCTCACAAGTTAATATGATGCCAACATACCTTGTTAAAGAGACTGCAGCCTcaccccctccactcccatcAAAAATATGATTTGGGAAGGCTCTGCGCAGAACCTTATTTGGAGGCATTTTAAAATCCAAACCTTcccttttctcccacccccccccacccccgactgaccctattttaataataaattccATGCTGAATTGTACAGCTGGATACTCAGTTCTTTGGCTGATCTTAATAGTTGCATTCAAAGTTACTCTATGTGAGACATATTTAGAAAAGATATTTATACCTGGTATTGATACTCTTTCAAGTACTCTTTTAATCTTGTTGGTAAAGGCAGTTCCAAGATCTTATTTGTACATTTGTTTATAGTTATTCTACAGCGATGTTGCAAAGATGGAGTTGAAGTATATAGAGGTTTGTTCAAATAAAGATGCACTGTTCCATTTGATGGAGTTTCAGGCCCAGTTTTTCTATCCTTGCATGTAAGAACGTAGTATTCAATCAAATGGACCACACTATCAAATTGTTTAAGCCGAGATCTGACACATACAATGGagtccagtctgaatttgccgtCTTGATACTCGATACGCAGATTGGTTGGTCCAGCTGATGTTTTTACTGAGATAGTCAGTAGGTACTCCGAATGGGAGCTGTCTCTAACCAAGAAAGTACCTTCAGGAGTATCCTGTAATCTCTCTTTGGCTTCAGCAACATTCATACTGCCCCAGTACCACCCTGTTAGAAGAGGGAGAaggttggttgttgttttttctccacACAAAAATTGCAAAAAGTTTTTATAGTATCTTGTTTCCTTTATCACTAGAAAAAGTACTATAACTTGCCAAGAAGCAAGCATCCTAGAATGTCTATTAAATATTTAACTTAGTTTATTGTACAATGTGTCATCATGACCCTGTCAGGTCACTATTTCCATGTGTATTCCTGTGTGAATAAGTATTAGATTTCAAAATTTGCTGACAACTATGGGGGAAACCATCATATACCATCCTGTGTACAACATCCCAAATAAGTTCATATCAAACTACATAAATGCTTGAAGTCAAGAATGATACTACTTTTAATAATTCTGGTTAGCTTATTAGTCAAATGATATCTGTATTAATTAGAAATAAGACAGTACAAGTAAGAGGAAATCCATGTTGAGAGACAAGGCTTCCATTCTGGCAGTCTAATGAAGATAAAAATCTTGCATTTTGTAATGCCTTTGATTGTCCTGTGACCTACAAGTATccttcactttaaaaaacaataatttcTACAGCTGTATGATGAGCTATTTTTCCTTTTCCACATTTGAGTGATATAAATATAACtgaagaggtttttaaaaaaagtgtatggGAATTTCAGAGGGCTAAGCTAAACTCTTCTGGACTTTGGGAAATTCAAGTTTGATACTATTTTTAACCATTTATTTTTCCCTGGACAGTAATTCTGAATTCCATCTGGGATAACAATGCAATTTAAGTGTTTCATGATTTTATTAAGGcttaatttttatatataaagtgAAGCCATCTTTAACAAAAAAG
The Eretmochelys imbricata isolate rEreImb1 chromosome 1, rEreImb1.hap1, whole genome shotgun sequence DNA segment above includes these coding regions:
- the SOCS2 gene encoding suppressor of cytokine signaling 2; this translates as MTLRSSESSDGAERAGAEWRGPGAEVTERAAAERLAAAMEELRRAGWYWGSMNVAEAKERLQDTPEGTFLVRDSSHSEYLLTISVKTSAGPTNLRIEYQDGKFRLDSIVCVRSRLKQFDSVVHLIEYYVLTCKDRKTGPETPSNGTVHLYLNKPLYTSTPSLQHRCRITINKCTNKILELPLPTRLKEYLKEYQYQV